A region from the Penaeus monodon isolate SGIC_2016 chromosome 17, NSTDA_Pmon_1, whole genome shotgun sequence genome encodes:
- the LOC119583270 gene encoding vegetative cell wall protein gp1-like, which translates to MGKKKQKFGIYRTCSPEKERVEDTYIRWRTENGSSGSGTPEHDPVEERSYTPPVHPDLRITERKCRESSEDGDSSGSLSFTPPRQPTSPYSRNNVRERNAHQSYTEDSRVPLLPHRLGNSSSPASPQDPSPIPPTSSVSVSQRPPGSPPMSSSNCIPPRSPGTPPPHRSPGTPSRSPRTYPSIPYSSSIHADPASPARRCSDSSPPPVSRPQELPFKPSTPSRSVSPESPASPRSPESPQSPRSQGTPPLPQDHQKPHHLPQEHLLFLSQVLRVHHHKCITRLQSD; encoded by the exons ATGGGTAAAAAGAAGCAGAAGTTTGGTATATACAGAACATGCAGTCCA GAAAAGGAAAGAGTTGAGGATACGTACATCAGATGGAGAACAGAAAATGGCAGCAGTGGCAGTGGCACTCCAGAGCATGACCCTGTTGAG GAGAGAAGTTATACCCCACCGGTTCATCCAGACCTGCGGATAACAGAGAGGAAGTGTCGGGAGTCATCAGAAGATGGTGATTCATCAGGATCTCTATCTTTCACACCCCCAAGACAACCGACCTCTCCATATTCTAGAAACAATGTCAGAGAGAGGAATGCGCATCAGAGTTACACAGAAGATTCTAGAGTACCTTTGTTACCTCATAGACTGGGAAATTCATCTTCCCCTGCCTCGCCCCAGGATCCTTCGCCCATTCCTCCTACCTCGTCAGTTTCGGTGTCGCAGAGACCACCTGGCAGCCCACCTATGTCAAGTTCAAATTGTATTCCTCCAAGATCACCaggcacccctccccctcacagaTCCCCAGGAACTCCATCCAGATCGCCCAGAACATATCCATCCATACCATATTCTTCATCTATACATGCTGATCCTGCATCTCCTGCAAGAAGATGCTCTGACTCTTCACCACCTCCAGTTTCGAGGCCACAGGAGCTTCCCTTCAAGCCCAGCACCCCTTCACGTTCTGTATCACCCGAGTCTCCTGCATCACCAAGATCCCCAGAGTCCCCCCAGTCTCCAAGATCTCaaggaaccccccccctcccccaagatcACCAGaaaccccaccacctcccccaagaacacctcctcttcctctctcaggtCCTGAGAGTCCACCACCACAAGTGTATAACGAGACTCCAATCAGATTAG